In Vicugna pacos chromosome 10, VicPac4, whole genome shotgun sequence, the following proteins share a genomic window:
- the KDM2A gene encoding lysine-specific demethylase 2A isoform X3 has protein sequence MRRRYEDDGISDDEIEGKRTFDLEEKLHTNKYNANFVTFMEGKDFNVEYIQRGGLRDPLIFKNSDGLGIKMPDPDFTVNDVKMCVGSRRMVDVMDVNTQKGIEMTMAQWTRYYETPEEEREKLYNVISLEFSHTRLENMVQRPSTVDFIDWVDNMWPRHLKESQTESTNAILEMQYPKVQKYCLMSVRGCYTDFHVDFGGTSVWYHIHQGGKVFWLIPPTAHNLELYENWLLSGKQGDIFLGDRVSDCQRIELKQGYTFVIPSGWIHAVYTPTDTLVFGGNFLHSFNIPMQLKIYNIEDRTRVPNKFRYPFYYEMCWYVLERYVYCITNRSHLTKEFQKESLSMDLELNGLESGNVDEEAVDREPRRLSSRRSVLTSPVANGVNLDYDGLGKTCRSLPSLKKTLSGDSSSDSSRGSHNGQVWDPQCSPRKDRQVHLTHFELEGLRCLVDKLESLPLHKKCVPTGIEDEDALIADVKILLEELANSDPKLALTGVPIVQWPKRDKLKFPARPKVRVPTIPITKPHTMKPAPRLTPVRPAAASPIVSGARRRRVRCRKCKACVQGECGVCHYCRDMKKFGGPGRMKQSCVLRQCLAPRLPHSVTCSLCGEVDQNEETQDFEKKLMECCICNEIVHPGCLQMDGEGLLNEELPNCWECPKCYQEDNSEKAQKRKMEESDEEAVQAKVLRPLRSCDEPLTPPPHSPTSMLQLIHDPASPRGVVTRSSPGAGPSDHHSASRDERFKRRQLLRLQATERTMVREKENNPSGKKELSEVEKAKIRGSYLTVTLQRPTKELHGTSIVPKLQAITASSANLRHSPRVLVQHCPARTPQRGDEEGLGGEEEEEEEEEEEDDSAEEGGAARLNGRGSWAQDGDESWMQREVWMSVFRYLSRRELCECMRVCKTWYKWCCDKRLWTKIDLSRCKAIVPQALSGIIKRQPVSLDLSWTNISKKQLTWLVNRLPGLKDLLLAGCSWSAVSALSTSSCPLLRTLDLRWAVGIKDPQIRDLLTPPADKPGQDNRSKLRNMTDFRLAGLDITDATLRLIIRHMPLLSRLDLSHCSHLTDQSSNLLTAVGSSTRYSLTELNMAGCNKLTDQTLIYLRRIANVTLIDLRGCKQITRKACEHFISDLSINSLYCLSDEKLIQKIS, from the exons ATGCGACGACGCTATGAAGATGATGGCATTTCAGATGATGAAATTGAAGGGAAAAGAACTTTTGACTTGGAAGAGAAACTCCACACCAACAAATATAATGCAAATTTTGTTACTTTTATGGAAGGAAAAG ATTTTAATGTAGAGTATATCCAGCGGGGTGGCTTAAGAGACCCTCTGATTTTCAAGAATTCCGATGGACTTGGAATAAA GATGCCAGATCCAGACTTCACTGTGAATGATGTCAAAATGTGTGTGG GGAGTCGTCGTATGGTGGATGTCATGGATGTGAACACACAGAAAGGCATTGAAATGACCATGGCTCAGTGGACACGCTACTATGAGACCCCAGAGGAGGAGCGAGAAAAACTCTATAATGTTATCAGCCTAGAGTTTAGCCACACCAGGCTGGAGAACATGGTGCAGAGGCCCTCCACG gtGGATTTTATTGACTGGGTAGACAACATGTGGCCAAGGCATTTGAAGGAAAGTCAGACCGAATCAACAAATGCCATCCTGGAGATGCAGTACCCTAAAGTGCAGAA GTACTGTCTGATGAGTGTTCGAGGCTGCTATACCGACTTCCATGTGGACTTTGGTGGTACCTCTGTGTGGTATCACATCCATCAAGGGGGAAAG GTCTTCTGGCTCATCCCCCCTACAGCCCACAACCTGGAGCTGTACGAGAATTGGCTGCTGTCAGGGAAACAGGGAGACATCTTTCTGGGTGACCGGGTGTCAGATTGCCAGCGCATAGAGCTCAAGCAGGGCTATACATTCGTCATTCCTTCAG GCTGGATTCATGCTGTGTATACTCCTACAGACACGTTAGTGTTTGGAGGCAATTTTTTGCATAGCTTCAATATCCCCATGCAGTTAAAAATATACAACATTGAAGATCGGACACGG GTTCCAAATAAGTTCCGCTATCCATTCTACTATGAGATGTGTTGGTACGTGTTGGAGCGCTACGTGTACTGCATAACCAACCGCTCTCACCTAACTAAGGAGTTTCAGAAAGAGTCCCTGAGCATGG ATTTGGAGTTAAATGGGTTGGAGTCTGGAAATGTGGATGAGGAAGCAGTGGATCGAGAACCCCGGCGCTTGAGCAGTAGACGTTCTGTCCTCACTAGCCCTGTAGCCAATGGGGTCAACCTGGATTATGATGGACTAGGCAAAACCTGCCGAAGTCTTCCAAGTCTGAAGAAAACTTTGTCTGGGGACTCGTCCTCTGACTCTAGCCGGGGTTCCCACAATGGCCAAGTGTGGGATCCCCAGTGTAGCCCCCGAAAGGATAGGCAGGTGCATCTGACCCACTTTGAGCTTGAAGGCCTTCGTTGCCTTGTAGATAAATTGGAATCTCTGCCGCTGCACAAGAAATGTGTCCCCACAGGGATAGAAGATGAAGATGCTCTCATTGCTGATGTAAAG ATTTTGCTCGAGGAGCTTGCCAACAGTGATCCCAAGTTAGCCCTCACTGGAGTCCCTATAGTACAGTGGCCAAAAAGGGATAAG CTTAAATTCCCGGCCCGGCCAAAGGTGCGGGTTCCTACCATCCCCATCACAAAGCCTCACACTATGAAACCAGCTCCACGGCTAACACCTGTGAGGCCAGCAGCTGCCTCCCCCATAGTGTCTGGAGCCAGGCGGAGACGAGTGCGATGTCGAAAATGCAAAGCCTGTGTGCAGGGAGAGTGCGGTGTTTGCCACTACTGCAGGGACATGAAGAAGTTCGGGGGGCCTGGTCGCATGAAGCAGTCCTGTGTCCTCCGACAGTGCTTGGCA CCTAGACTGCCTCACTCAGTCACATGTTCCCTCTGTGGAGAGGTAGATCAAAATGAGGAGACACAGGACTTTGAGAAGAAACTCATGGAATGCTGTATCTGCAATGAGATTGTTCATCCTGGCTGCCTCCAG ATGGATGGAGAGGGATTGCTCAACGAGGAATTGCCAAATTGCTGGGAGTGTCCAAAGTGCTACCAGGAAGACAACTCAGAGAAAGCCCAG AAGCGGAAAATGGAAGAGAGTGATGAAGAAGCCGTGCAAGCCAAAGTTCTGCGGCCCCTGCGGAGCTGCGATGAGCCCCTCACGCCCCCGCCTCACTCGCCCACCTCCATGCTGCAGCTCATCCATGACCCGGCCTCCCCCCGGGGCGTGGTGACTCGGTCATCTCCTGGGGCCGGCCCCAGCGACCACCACAGTGCCAGCCGCGATGAGCGCTTCAAACGGCGGCAGTTGCTGCGGCTGCAGGCCACAGAGCGCACCATGGTACGGGAAAAGGAGAACAATCCCAGCGGCAAAAAGGAGCTGTCTGAAGTTGAGAAAGCCAAGATCCGGGGATCGTACCTCACTGTCACGCTGCAGAGGCCCACCAAAGAGCTCCACGGGACATCCATTGTGCCCAAGCTGCAGGCCATCACGGCCTCCTCTGCCAACCTTCGCCATTCCCCCCGTGTGCTAGTGCAGCACTGCCCAGCCCGAACCCCCCAGCGTGGGgatgaggaggggctggggggagaggaggaggaagaggaggaggaggaggaggaagatgacaGTGCAGAGGAGGGGGGTGCAGCCAGGCTGAATGGCCGGGGCAGTTGGGCTCAGGATGGAGACGAAAGCTGGATGCAGCGGGAGGTCTGGATGTCTGTCTTCCGCTACCTCAGCCGCAGAGAACTTTGTGAATGTATGCGAGTGTGCAAGACGTGGTATAAATG GTGCTGCGACAAGAGACTTTGGACAAAAATTGACTTGAGCAGGTGTAAGGCAATTGTACCCCAGGCTCTCAGTGGCATCATCAAGAGGCAGCCAGTTAGCCTCGACCTCAGTTGGACCAACATCTCCAAAAAACAACTGACGTGGCTCGTCAATAGGCTGCCAG GACTGAAAGATCTCCTCCTAGCAGGCTGTTCCTGGTCTGCAGTCTCTGCCCTCAGCACCTCCAGCTGCCCCCTTCTCAGGACCCTTGATCTTCGGTGGGCAGTAGGAATCAAAGACCCTCAAATTCGGGACTTGCTGACTCCACCAGCTGATAAACCGG GTCAGGACAATCGCAGCAAGCTCCGGAACATGACCGACTTCCGGCTGGCAGGCCTTGACATCACAGATGCCACGCTTCGCCTCATCATTCGCCACATGCCCCTCCTGTCTCGACTCGACCTCAGTCACTGCAGTCACCTGACAGATCAGTCCTCCAATCTGCTCACTGCTGTCGGGTCTTCCACTCGTTACTCCCTCACAGAGCTCAACATGGCAG GTTGCAATAAACTGACAGACCAGACCCTGATCTACCTACGGCGCATCGCCAATGTCACCTTGATTGACCTTCGAGGATGCAAGCAGATCACTCGAAAAGCCTGCGAGCACTTCATCTCAGACCTGTCCATCAACAGTCTCTACTGCCTGTCTGACGAGAAGCTGATACAGAAGATCAGCTAA
- the KDM2A gene encoding lysine-specific demethylase 2A isoform X2 yields the protein MSLIERIPWFYTKRGTMRRRYEDDGISDDEIEGKRTFDLEEKLHTNKYNANFVTFMEGKDFNVEYIQRGGLRDPLIFKNSDGLGIKMPDPDFTVNDVKMCVGSRRMVDVMDVNTQKGIEMTMAQWTRYYETPEEEREKLYNVISLEFSHTRLENMVQRPSTVDFIDWVDNMWPRHLKESQTESTNAILEMQYPKVQKYCLMSVRGCYTDFHVDFGGTSVWYHIHQGGKVFWLIPPTAHNLELYENWLLSGKQGDIFLGDRVSDCQRIELKQGYTFVIPSGWIHAVYTPTDTLVFGGNFLHSFNIPMQLKIYNIEDRTRVPNKFRYPFYYEMCWYVLERYVYCITNRSHLTKEFQKESLSMDLELNGLESGNVDEEAVDREPRRLSSRRSVLTSPVANGVNLDYDGLGKTCRSLPSLKKTLSGDSSSDSSRGSHNGQVWDPQCSPRKDRQVHLTHFELEGLRCLVDKLESLPLHKKCVPTGIEDEDALIADVKILLEELANSDPKLALTGVPIVQWPKRDKLKFPARPKVRVPTIPITKPHTMKPAPRLTPVRPAAASPIVSGARRRRVRCRKCKACVQGECGVCHYCRDMKKFGGPGRMKQSCVLRQCLAPRLPHSVTCSLCGEVDQNEETQDFEKKLMECCICNEIVHPGCLQMDGEGLLNEELPNCWECPKCYQEDNSEKAQKRKMEESDEEAVQAKVLRPLRSCDEPLTPPPHSPTSMLQLIHDPASPRGVVTRSSPGAGPSDHHSASRDERFKRRQLLRLQATERTMVREKENNPSGKKELSEVEKAKIRGSYLTVTLQRPTKELHGTSIVPKLQAITASSANLRHSPRVLVQHCPARTPQRGDEEGLGGEEEEEEEEEEEDDSAEEGGAARLNGRGSWAQDGDESWMQREVWMSVFRYLSRRELCECMRVCKTWYKWCCDKRLWTKIDLSRCKAIVPQALSGIIKRQPVSLDLSWTNISKKQLTWLVNRLPGLKDLLLAGCSWSAVSALSTSSCPLLRTLDLRWAVGIKDPQIRDLLTPPADKPGQDNRSKLRNMTDFRLAGLDITDATLRLIIRHMPLLSRLDLSHCSHLTDQSSNLLTAVGSSTRYSLTELNMAGCNKLTDQTLIYLRRIANVTLIDLRGCKQITRKACEHFISDLSINSLYCLSDEKLIQKIS from the exons CGTGGTACCATGCGACGACGCTATGAAGATGATGGCATTTCAGATGATGAAATTGAAGGGAAAAGAACTTTTGACTTGGAAGAGAAACTCCACACCAACAAATATAATGCAAATTTTGTTACTTTTATGGAAGGAAAAG ATTTTAATGTAGAGTATATCCAGCGGGGTGGCTTAAGAGACCCTCTGATTTTCAAGAATTCCGATGGACTTGGAATAAA GATGCCAGATCCAGACTTCACTGTGAATGATGTCAAAATGTGTGTGG GGAGTCGTCGTATGGTGGATGTCATGGATGTGAACACACAGAAAGGCATTGAAATGACCATGGCTCAGTGGACACGCTACTATGAGACCCCAGAGGAGGAGCGAGAAAAACTCTATAATGTTATCAGCCTAGAGTTTAGCCACACCAGGCTGGAGAACATGGTGCAGAGGCCCTCCACG gtGGATTTTATTGACTGGGTAGACAACATGTGGCCAAGGCATTTGAAGGAAAGTCAGACCGAATCAACAAATGCCATCCTGGAGATGCAGTACCCTAAAGTGCAGAA GTACTGTCTGATGAGTGTTCGAGGCTGCTATACCGACTTCCATGTGGACTTTGGTGGTACCTCTGTGTGGTATCACATCCATCAAGGGGGAAAG GTCTTCTGGCTCATCCCCCCTACAGCCCACAACCTGGAGCTGTACGAGAATTGGCTGCTGTCAGGGAAACAGGGAGACATCTTTCTGGGTGACCGGGTGTCAGATTGCCAGCGCATAGAGCTCAAGCAGGGCTATACATTCGTCATTCCTTCAG GCTGGATTCATGCTGTGTATACTCCTACAGACACGTTAGTGTTTGGAGGCAATTTTTTGCATAGCTTCAATATCCCCATGCAGTTAAAAATATACAACATTGAAGATCGGACACGG GTTCCAAATAAGTTCCGCTATCCATTCTACTATGAGATGTGTTGGTACGTGTTGGAGCGCTACGTGTACTGCATAACCAACCGCTCTCACCTAACTAAGGAGTTTCAGAAAGAGTCCCTGAGCATGG ATTTGGAGTTAAATGGGTTGGAGTCTGGAAATGTGGATGAGGAAGCAGTGGATCGAGAACCCCGGCGCTTGAGCAGTAGACGTTCTGTCCTCACTAGCCCTGTAGCCAATGGGGTCAACCTGGATTATGATGGACTAGGCAAAACCTGCCGAAGTCTTCCAAGTCTGAAGAAAACTTTGTCTGGGGACTCGTCCTCTGACTCTAGCCGGGGTTCCCACAATGGCCAAGTGTGGGATCCCCAGTGTAGCCCCCGAAAGGATAGGCAGGTGCATCTGACCCACTTTGAGCTTGAAGGCCTTCGTTGCCTTGTAGATAAATTGGAATCTCTGCCGCTGCACAAGAAATGTGTCCCCACAGGGATAGAAGATGAAGATGCTCTCATTGCTGATGTAAAG ATTTTGCTCGAGGAGCTTGCCAACAGTGATCCCAAGTTAGCCCTCACTGGAGTCCCTATAGTACAGTGGCCAAAAAGGGATAAG CTTAAATTCCCGGCCCGGCCAAAGGTGCGGGTTCCTACCATCCCCATCACAAAGCCTCACACTATGAAACCAGCTCCACGGCTAACACCTGTGAGGCCAGCAGCTGCCTCCCCCATAGTGTCTGGAGCCAGGCGGAGACGAGTGCGATGTCGAAAATGCAAAGCCTGTGTGCAGGGAGAGTGCGGTGTTTGCCACTACTGCAGGGACATGAAGAAGTTCGGGGGGCCTGGTCGCATGAAGCAGTCCTGTGTCCTCCGACAGTGCTTGGCA CCTAGACTGCCTCACTCAGTCACATGTTCCCTCTGTGGAGAGGTAGATCAAAATGAGGAGACACAGGACTTTGAGAAGAAACTCATGGAATGCTGTATCTGCAATGAGATTGTTCATCCTGGCTGCCTCCAG ATGGATGGAGAGGGATTGCTCAACGAGGAATTGCCAAATTGCTGGGAGTGTCCAAAGTGCTACCAGGAAGACAACTCAGAGAAAGCCCAG AAGCGGAAAATGGAAGAGAGTGATGAAGAAGCCGTGCAAGCCAAAGTTCTGCGGCCCCTGCGGAGCTGCGATGAGCCCCTCACGCCCCCGCCTCACTCGCCCACCTCCATGCTGCAGCTCATCCATGACCCGGCCTCCCCCCGGGGCGTGGTGACTCGGTCATCTCCTGGGGCCGGCCCCAGCGACCACCACAGTGCCAGCCGCGATGAGCGCTTCAAACGGCGGCAGTTGCTGCGGCTGCAGGCCACAGAGCGCACCATGGTACGGGAAAAGGAGAACAATCCCAGCGGCAAAAAGGAGCTGTCTGAAGTTGAGAAAGCCAAGATCCGGGGATCGTACCTCACTGTCACGCTGCAGAGGCCCACCAAAGAGCTCCACGGGACATCCATTGTGCCCAAGCTGCAGGCCATCACGGCCTCCTCTGCCAACCTTCGCCATTCCCCCCGTGTGCTAGTGCAGCACTGCCCAGCCCGAACCCCCCAGCGTGGGgatgaggaggggctggggggagaggaggaggaagaggaggaggaggaggaggaagatgacaGTGCAGAGGAGGGGGGTGCAGCCAGGCTGAATGGCCGGGGCAGTTGGGCTCAGGATGGAGACGAAAGCTGGATGCAGCGGGAGGTCTGGATGTCTGTCTTCCGCTACCTCAGCCGCAGAGAACTTTGTGAATGTATGCGAGTGTGCAAGACGTGGTATAAATG GTGCTGCGACAAGAGACTTTGGACAAAAATTGACTTGAGCAGGTGTAAGGCAATTGTACCCCAGGCTCTCAGTGGCATCATCAAGAGGCAGCCAGTTAGCCTCGACCTCAGTTGGACCAACATCTCCAAAAAACAACTGACGTGGCTCGTCAATAGGCTGCCAG GACTGAAAGATCTCCTCCTAGCAGGCTGTTCCTGGTCTGCAGTCTCTGCCCTCAGCACCTCCAGCTGCCCCCTTCTCAGGACCCTTGATCTTCGGTGGGCAGTAGGAATCAAAGACCCTCAAATTCGGGACTTGCTGACTCCACCAGCTGATAAACCGG GTCAGGACAATCGCAGCAAGCTCCGGAACATGACCGACTTCCGGCTGGCAGGCCTTGACATCACAGATGCCACGCTTCGCCTCATCATTCGCCACATGCCCCTCCTGTCTCGACTCGACCTCAGTCACTGCAGTCACCTGACAGATCAGTCCTCCAATCTGCTCACTGCTGTCGGGTCTTCCACTCGTTACTCCCTCACAGAGCTCAACATGGCAG GTTGCAATAAACTGACAGACCAGACCCTGATCTACCTACGGCGCATCGCCAATGTCACCTTGATTGACCTTCGAGGATGCAAGCAGATCACTCGAAAAGCCTGCGAGCACTTCATCTCAGACCTGTCCATCAACAGTCTCTACTGCCTGTCTGACGAGAAGCTGATACAGAAGATCAGCTAA
- the KDM2A gene encoding lysine-specific demethylase 2A isoform X1, translating into MEPEEERIRYSQRLRGTMRRRYEDDGISDDEIEGKRTFDLEEKLHTNKYNANFVTFMEGKDFNVEYIQRGGLRDPLIFKNSDGLGIKMPDPDFTVNDVKMCVGSRRMVDVMDVNTQKGIEMTMAQWTRYYETPEEEREKLYNVISLEFSHTRLENMVQRPSTVDFIDWVDNMWPRHLKESQTESTNAILEMQYPKVQKYCLMSVRGCYTDFHVDFGGTSVWYHIHQGGKVFWLIPPTAHNLELYENWLLSGKQGDIFLGDRVSDCQRIELKQGYTFVIPSGWIHAVYTPTDTLVFGGNFLHSFNIPMQLKIYNIEDRTRVPNKFRYPFYYEMCWYVLERYVYCITNRSHLTKEFQKESLSMDLELNGLESGNVDEEAVDREPRRLSSRRSVLTSPVANGVNLDYDGLGKTCRSLPSLKKTLSGDSSSDSSRGSHNGQVWDPQCSPRKDRQVHLTHFELEGLRCLVDKLESLPLHKKCVPTGIEDEDALIADVKILLEELANSDPKLALTGVPIVQWPKRDKLKFPARPKVRVPTIPITKPHTMKPAPRLTPVRPAAASPIVSGARRRRVRCRKCKACVQGECGVCHYCRDMKKFGGPGRMKQSCVLRQCLAPRLPHSVTCSLCGEVDQNEETQDFEKKLMECCICNEIVHPGCLQMDGEGLLNEELPNCWECPKCYQEDNSEKAQKRKMEESDEEAVQAKVLRPLRSCDEPLTPPPHSPTSMLQLIHDPASPRGVVTRSSPGAGPSDHHSASRDERFKRRQLLRLQATERTMVREKENNPSGKKELSEVEKAKIRGSYLTVTLQRPTKELHGTSIVPKLQAITASSANLRHSPRVLVQHCPARTPQRGDEEGLGGEEEEEEEEEEEDDSAEEGGAARLNGRGSWAQDGDESWMQREVWMSVFRYLSRRELCECMRVCKTWYKWCCDKRLWTKIDLSRCKAIVPQALSGIIKRQPVSLDLSWTNISKKQLTWLVNRLPGLKDLLLAGCSWSAVSALSTSSCPLLRTLDLRWAVGIKDPQIRDLLTPPADKPGQDNRSKLRNMTDFRLAGLDITDATLRLIIRHMPLLSRLDLSHCSHLTDQSSNLLTAVGSSTRYSLTELNMAGCNKLTDQTLIYLRRIANVTLIDLRGCKQITRKACEHFISDLSINSLYCLSDEKLIQKIS; encoded by the exons CGTGGTACCATGCGACGACGCTATGAAGATGATGGCATTTCAGATGATGAAATTGAAGGGAAAAGAACTTTTGACTTGGAAGAGAAACTCCACACCAACAAATATAATGCAAATTTTGTTACTTTTATGGAAGGAAAAG ATTTTAATGTAGAGTATATCCAGCGGGGTGGCTTAAGAGACCCTCTGATTTTCAAGAATTCCGATGGACTTGGAATAAA GATGCCAGATCCAGACTTCACTGTGAATGATGTCAAAATGTGTGTGG GGAGTCGTCGTATGGTGGATGTCATGGATGTGAACACACAGAAAGGCATTGAAATGACCATGGCTCAGTGGACACGCTACTATGAGACCCCAGAGGAGGAGCGAGAAAAACTCTATAATGTTATCAGCCTAGAGTTTAGCCACACCAGGCTGGAGAACATGGTGCAGAGGCCCTCCACG gtGGATTTTATTGACTGGGTAGACAACATGTGGCCAAGGCATTTGAAGGAAAGTCAGACCGAATCAACAAATGCCATCCTGGAGATGCAGTACCCTAAAGTGCAGAA GTACTGTCTGATGAGTGTTCGAGGCTGCTATACCGACTTCCATGTGGACTTTGGTGGTACCTCTGTGTGGTATCACATCCATCAAGGGGGAAAG GTCTTCTGGCTCATCCCCCCTACAGCCCACAACCTGGAGCTGTACGAGAATTGGCTGCTGTCAGGGAAACAGGGAGACATCTTTCTGGGTGACCGGGTGTCAGATTGCCAGCGCATAGAGCTCAAGCAGGGCTATACATTCGTCATTCCTTCAG GCTGGATTCATGCTGTGTATACTCCTACAGACACGTTAGTGTTTGGAGGCAATTTTTTGCATAGCTTCAATATCCCCATGCAGTTAAAAATATACAACATTGAAGATCGGACACGG GTTCCAAATAAGTTCCGCTATCCATTCTACTATGAGATGTGTTGGTACGTGTTGGAGCGCTACGTGTACTGCATAACCAACCGCTCTCACCTAACTAAGGAGTTTCAGAAAGAGTCCCTGAGCATGG ATTTGGAGTTAAATGGGTTGGAGTCTGGAAATGTGGATGAGGAAGCAGTGGATCGAGAACCCCGGCGCTTGAGCAGTAGACGTTCTGTCCTCACTAGCCCTGTAGCCAATGGGGTCAACCTGGATTATGATGGACTAGGCAAAACCTGCCGAAGTCTTCCAAGTCTGAAGAAAACTTTGTCTGGGGACTCGTCCTCTGACTCTAGCCGGGGTTCCCACAATGGCCAAGTGTGGGATCCCCAGTGTAGCCCCCGAAAGGATAGGCAGGTGCATCTGACCCACTTTGAGCTTGAAGGCCTTCGTTGCCTTGTAGATAAATTGGAATCTCTGCCGCTGCACAAGAAATGTGTCCCCACAGGGATAGAAGATGAAGATGCTCTCATTGCTGATGTAAAG ATTTTGCTCGAGGAGCTTGCCAACAGTGATCCCAAGTTAGCCCTCACTGGAGTCCCTATAGTACAGTGGCCAAAAAGGGATAAG CTTAAATTCCCGGCCCGGCCAAAGGTGCGGGTTCCTACCATCCCCATCACAAAGCCTCACACTATGAAACCAGCTCCACGGCTAACACCTGTGAGGCCAGCAGCTGCCTCCCCCATAGTGTCTGGAGCCAGGCGGAGACGAGTGCGATGTCGAAAATGCAAAGCCTGTGTGCAGGGAGAGTGCGGTGTTTGCCACTACTGCAGGGACATGAAGAAGTTCGGGGGGCCTGGTCGCATGAAGCAGTCCTGTGTCCTCCGACAGTGCTTGGCA CCTAGACTGCCTCACTCAGTCACATGTTCCCTCTGTGGAGAGGTAGATCAAAATGAGGAGACACAGGACTTTGAGAAGAAACTCATGGAATGCTGTATCTGCAATGAGATTGTTCATCCTGGCTGCCTCCAG ATGGATGGAGAGGGATTGCTCAACGAGGAATTGCCAAATTGCTGGGAGTGTCCAAAGTGCTACCAGGAAGACAACTCAGAGAAAGCCCAG AAGCGGAAAATGGAAGAGAGTGATGAAGAAGCCGTGCAAGCCAAAGTTCTGCGGCCCCTGCGGAGCTGCGATGAGCCCCTCACGCCCCCGCCTCACTCGCCCACCTCCATGCTGCAGCTCATCCATGACCCGGCCTCCCCCCGGGGCGTGGTGACTCGGTCATCTCCTGGGGCCGGCCCCAGCGACCACCACAGTGCCAGCCGCGATGAGCGCTTCAAACGGCGGCAGTTGCTGCGGCTGCAGGCCACAGAGCGCACCATGGTACGGGAAAAGGAGAACAATCCCAGCGGCAAAAAGGAGCTGTCTGAAGTTGAGAAAGCCAAGATCCGGGGATCGTACCTCACTGTCACGCTGCAGAGGCCCACCAAAGAGCTCCACGGGACATCCATTGTGCCCAAGCTGCAGGCCATCACGGCCTCCTCTGCCAACCTTCGCCATTCCCCCCGTGTGCTAGTGCAGCACTGCCCAGCCCGAACCCCCCAGCGTGGGgatgaggaggggctggggggagaggaggaggaagaggaggaggaggaggaggaagatgacaGTGCAGAGGAGGGGGGTGCAGCCAGGCTGAATGGCCGGGGCAGTTGGGCTCAGGATGGAGACGAAAGCTGGATGCAGCGGGAGGTCTGGATGTCTGTCTTCCGCTACCTCAGCCGCAGAGAACTTTGTGAATGTATGCGAGTGTGCAAGACGTGGTATAAATG GTGCTGCGACAAGAGACTTTGGACAAAAATTGACTTGAGCAGGTGTAAGGCAATTGTACCCCAGGCTCTCAGTGGCATCATCAAGAGGCAGCCAGTTAGCCTCGACCTCAGTTGGACCAACATCTCCAAAAAACAACTGACGTGGCTCGTCAATAGGCTGCCAG GACTGAAAGATCTCCTCCTAGCAGGCTGTTCCTGGTCTGCAGTCTCTGCCCTCAGCACCTCCAGCTGCCCCCTTCTCAGGACCCTTGATCTTCGGTGGGCAGTAGGAATCAAAGACCCTCAAATTCGGGACTTGCTGACTCCACCAGCTGATAAACCGG GTCAGGACAATCGCAGCAAGCTCCGGAACATGACCGACTTCCGGCTGGCAGGCCTTGACATCACAGATGCCACGCTTCGCCTCATCATTCGCCACATGCCCCTCCTGTCTCGACTCGACCTCAGTCACTGCAGTCACCTGACAGATCAGTCCTCCAATCTGCTCACTGCTGTCGGGTCTTCCACTCGTTACTCCCTCACAGAGCTCAACATGGCAG GTTGCAATAAACTGACAGACCAGACCCTGATCTACCTACGGCGCATCGCCAATGTCACCTTGATTGACCTTCGAGGATGCAAGCAGATCACTCGAAAAGCCTGCGAGCACTTCATCTCAGACCTGTCCATCAACAGTCTCTACTGCCTGTCTGACGAGAAGCTGATACAGAAGATCAGCTAA